ATGAGCTGGggtctttctgtttctggagAGAGTGAGAACCTGTCCAGGCACTAAGACACAGCAGATGTCAAATGCCAGCTCTCCCCACTCACCTTGCTCCGCAGCAGCCCTCCAGTTGGTCTCTCTGGCGTGCTGTGCTCTGAGGAtggctttgttttctccttgttgTTGTTGGAATCGTTGTCCTTGATGATGTCATACTGTCTGCAGAAGAGGGCGATCACCGCTGCAGAAAGAGGAGGGATGAAAGACTCCCTCACATTGGctgccctctgcctcccctccccatgACATTACAGCTGGAGAGCAGTCAGGACCaaggcaccccagggtgctggtcACCCACAACCTCCACCTGTTCCAGCTTGGACTGCTATTCCAGAAAACTCAGCAAGTGTGGCCAGGCCAATCTCCTTGGGCAGACAAAGCAAAGATGCAGCTGAAGCTATCAGGGTACACATGAGGTATGTGAGGTGTTCAGTGTTCAGCCATAAGCATGGCTCAGTGCTCTGTGGCCAAAGGCGGATGTTGAGGCACTCTGAGAGGGACAGTCCCTTAGGTCAGTGAGCAGCTGAGTGTGCTGAGTGCCTCCAGCAAGGCACTGAAGTTACTGGCCTGATGTTTGCAGTCCTCACAAAAGCCAGCCCTTGGCTTTTTCTTGCCCTGCAAACTATGGATCACTCTGTCGGGGTTCTACAGCACCTTGTGCACTGCATGCCCCACATCTTATGACCATCAACACAGGACTTTGGAGTAATGCTTTGAATTGTAATCATTAAATGTGTTGGACCCATTCAAACTACAGGGTGTTATCACAGCCACCTGGATCTGATTTATCACTGTTGGTACTCTGATACAACAATCTGCATGAGGTGTGCAGTTAGCAGCAGCcatcttgtattttcttccagtgcACTAGAagagtgttcaaggccaggacGAGGAGAGATTCCTGCAAGATGCCACTTAAAAATCCTCCCTTACTGGGAAGAGGGTAGGGGACAAATGATTTCCCATTCACAACAGCTCTGTGTGACATGTCAGGAGCCTCCTGTTTTATCCAAGGCTTCCTTGCTCCCAGGGCAGCCTGCTGTTTCCTGGGGCACTGGCTTTAATTGGTTGCTGTACAGAAATAGCTCACAAATGTTACAGTTTTAGTAGACTGAGCCACAGCTACTACCAGCCAGTGGAGCAATATTATCACGATATCAAACAAGATAGATTAAGGCCCAAGTTACACAATAGTTAATGTCAACTGTGATGCTCCCACACCATAATTCTGTATTGGTTGGGTACCACATCGTCTCCTGCTCTTCCAGGACAGCAGGCAGGCTAACTAGCCCACATGCTTCAGGCCATCATTGGTCAGCAGTGGCTGTTGTTCCTTCTTTCACCTCACTGGCTCAAGCTCCTACAGAGGCTCAATGGACTTGTTAGGAAGGAGGATTCCAGAACCATTGCCAATATTCCTCTGCTCTCTCCAATCCCCATCCTCTCTGCACACCCTAGACTATGCCTCTGTTACAGCCTGCCAGAACATTGCTTGCAGCACTCACCTGCCCACATGAGAAGCACAGCCACGATGATGATAATTTCGCCTGTCTGCAGTTGCCTGTTTTTGTCCAGCCCTTCCATGGTGATGTCACCTGTGGAGAAGAGCACCCAGGCAGCAGTCACCCTCCTACCAGACCCTACCTCAGTACCATCAACAGTCGAGGGTCTGAGAAGGAGCAACAGAGAGAGGCCCACATTCCCCTGACAAACAGGCATGGGATGACATCTTGACTGGGGAGAAGACATGCAACCTGTGGCTTTCCTGTGTCAGACAAAGCATTCTTGCTGCCAAATACGGTCAGGGAGTCTAAAAGCTTGTGTGGGTTCAAATAGGGACTACACAATGCATGTGAGAGAAGCCCACTAAGGTTACTCTCTGTGTAGGGACCAGGGCTGCTTAGGAAGGCCCtgagctgaaaacaaaagtcCTGAGGAAAGTATCTCATCTGCTTGCCCTGATACCCACTCGTGGCTAGTGCTGGAGAGAGTCCAGGCCTGATGGACCCACCCTGTGCGTCATCTCTCTTGGATTAATGGCCAACATTTAGGCAATCCCAAGGCAAAAGGCACAACATGGGTATGAAGAGGAAAGGAGACTATGGGGTTCTCGTATTTGTCCTTTGGTAGCTTGCAGGCTGGTAGATCTGAGAGACAATTCAATATTTACTTCCTATGGGCAGCAGTTTGGATGTACTAGCTTGCTTAGctgaacaggttgccaagaTCTAGGACAGGAGGACTATAAAGCATTGTTTGGGCTTTCACCATGGTCATGGTGAACACAACAGCAGCCTGTATGACCCTGTGCATCCCAGGCAGCTGGCTACCCAGGTCGGAACTTCGCTCACTGGTTGCCGACTCCCTGCCTGTGTGCTGTGGAGACCTCCAGTTCTGCCCCCACCAGTGGCACTTGGGCAAACTGGAAGGAGCTGCCTCACCTTGGTTGGAGCTGTTGGAGGGGAGGCGGTCAGTCTCCTTCAGGGTCCGGAAGTGGACACGCTTACTGGCCTGACTTTCCCCATACAGGCCAATACTCTGCACCTGGATGATGTAATCAGCATCTTCTGCCAAGTCCCACAGCACGCAGGCCCGGTTGGTGGTGTTCACCTCCCGGATGAAGCGCTGCATCTGTCCATCTTGCCGCTGCCAGAGTGAAGAGCTGTCATCCCCAGGAGGCTGTTCCCAGCTGCACCACACACAGGCCCCCATCTGCAaggctgtgctgggcacagTGCCCTTGCTCCTTCCTTCCAATCATACACCCCTGGGATGGGCCAGACTGGCTAGCACCTTGCTACACAGCATCCCTGCATGGCCAAAGAGCCAAGTGCCTCCCTGGAGAACTCACCACTACCTGGGGCTGTGGAGGCTGAGCAAGGCAAGCAAGGAAGGGTTATCTTGTGGCTGGAGCACTCTCCTCATCCAAAGAAATCACAGAGAAGCCACTGGAGGGATAGCCACTCCACAATGCAGCCCACAGTCTGCTGTgcccctccccaccacccccagcatAGATGGCTTAGAGAGGGAACCCCAGCAAAGGTTGCTCAACAGTGGAGGTGTCCTCAGGCATGTGCCAGAGGAGCTCCAAACTGCAGCAAAAGGGCTGAGAGGAGCATGCTGGTAAATCAGTGAGAACAGTCCCCAGACTACTGGGAACAAAGCCTGGATACCTGCTGTAAGATGGCGTAGCCGATGACCACATCTCCTTCTGGAACATCCCAGGAGACTGTGGCAGAGTTTGCCTTCAGCTGTGTCACAGTCACATTGACAGGGGACGGTGGCCTGTCTGGGTGAGCCAGGGAGGGACCAAGGCAAAGCACatgaaagaggcaaaaaaagaTCTCTCAGAAAAGGCACCTACCCCCGCACACCACCATGGGGGTCTTCTTCAACAGCTGCCCATTGCAGCATGCTGACCAGGGCTACAGGGAGCAGTTCCTCCCTTGAATCTTTCCCCAGAAGAGGAGGGTCATGTCAGGTCAACAAGACTGAGTCCCAcaacacacacactgcacagtGCTCCCTGGGCTAGTGGGCAGCTGCCCACTACGCAGGGGGTGCAGCACAGAGCCACTCCTGTGCAGCTACCCCTCTATGGCACCTACTGGCTTTGTCAGTCATTGCTCACTGTTCAGGTCTCCTCTCTATCTGGCTGTTGGTGAGAAATGTGCTCACTGGTCACCCCACCCTCTGCACTGCACTACAGTGGGAAAAGAGGACAAGCTTGTGAGGCATCTGACTGGCTCTTCTCTAAAGGGCTTTCTTGCAGTGGCAGACACAGCCCATTGCTTGTATTACATGTTCCATGTAAAAGAAATTAGCAGTGCTGACCTGTGctgccagacccagcacaggaCATGAAGGGACTCTGGTAGGCTCCTTCCACCTTGCAGACATCATGACGGGAAATGCATGAAGGCCTGTCCTGAGCAAAAAATTATTACAGAATAGTTTAAGAGACTGTTATAGCAATTTAACCAGATCCCGCAgatcaaaattaaatgaaaggaaaggcCTCTGTAGAATGTCGCAGAGCACTGCAGATACCCTGCCATCAGAGGGGACAATGGCATTCACATCAGCTTTTCATGAGGGCAGCTGCTTGCAGATCTGAGGTACCTTCAGGGCTGAGCACGACACTGCTGCTCAGATTTTCATCTGTTGGAAAGCCTACTGCGttcagcttcagcagcagcaaaaagcagGGCTGCCTGACACAacatgctgctgctcagcccagACACAGAGTAGTTTCTTGGCAGTTAAGTCTCATGTTTTTGTAGGGTTCAGAGTTCAAACAAATCTTACATTAATGCAATTCTTGAACCAAGACTGTGATAGTGAAATGAGGTTTCTCCAAGCTCTGGGACTGCTCTGTGGATGTGCACATCACAAATGCCTGGCACACCATCCAGAACTGCGTAGGAAGCAGCACAGACACAGTATTTATATATCAACTGTGACAGAAAAATGGGACAGCTTGGAATAAACACACTATGGAACTCAATCTGGCCATCTCATCTGCCTGGCATTACTCCCTGCTCTAAGCTGGGGAGGAGAGCCCAGTGCAGAGGGCAGAGCTAACTTTCCTGGCAATGCAATGCCATCAGCTGTAAAGCCGATAACAACACTTAACTATTGCTGTTCTTCGGAAAGCTGGTCTGATTGA
This genomic stretch from Anser cygnoides isolate HZ-2024a breed goose chromosome 3, Taihu_goose_T2T_genome, whole genome shotgun sequence harbors:
- the FNDC4 gene encoding fibronectin type III domain-containing protein 4 isoform X1 is translated as MAHFSAYLNPVLVLFSCDLCLVRANRPPSPVNVTVTQLKANSATVSWDVPEGDVVIGYAILQQRQDGQMQRFIREVNTTNRACVLWDLAEDADYIIQVQSIGLYGESQASKRVHFRTLKETDRLPSNSSNQGDITMEGLDKNRQLQTGEIIIIVAVLLMWAAVIALFCRQYDIIKDNDSNNNKEKTKPSSEHSTPERPTGGLLRSKKSPSVNIIEV
- the FNDC4 gene encoding fibronectin type III domain-containing protein 4 isoform X2, encoding MAHFSAYLNPVLVLFSCDLCLVRANRPPSPVNVTVTQLKANSATVSWDVPEGDVVIGYAILQQRQDGQMQRFIREVNTTNRACVLWDLAEDADYIIQVQSIGLYGESQASKRVHFRTLKETDRLPSNSSNQGDITMEGLDKNRQLQTGEIIIIVAVLLMWAAVIALFCRQYDIIKDNDSNNNKEKTKPSSEHSTPERPTGGLLRSKSPSVNIIEV
- the FNDC4 gene encoding fibronectin type III domain-containing protein 4 isoform X3 — translated: MSCAGSGSTDRPPSPVNVTVTQLKANSATVSWDVPEGDVVIGYAILQQRQDGQMQRFIREVNTTNRACVLWDLAEDADYIIQVQSIGLYGESQASKRVHFRTLKETDRLPSNSSNQGDITMEGLDKNRQLQTGEIIIIVAVLLMWAAVIALFCRQYDIIKDNDSNNNKEKTKPSSEHSTPERPTGGLLRSKKSPSVNIIEV